A genome region from Anopheles stephensi strain Indian chromosome 2, UCI_ANSTEP_V1.0, whole genome shotgun sequence includes the following:
- the LOC118507413 gene encoding trifunctional enzyme subunit beta, mitochondrial, whose product MAYNLVNLAKSTSSLTGSLAKTALRSISTTNTVYEPRRLPDKTGKNVVLVDGVRTPFLTSGSDYSKLMPHELARHSLLSLLRKTKIDKEVIDYIVYGTVIQEVKTSNIAREAALSAGFSNKTPAHTVTMACISSNQAITTGMGLIATGTYDTIVAGGVEFMSDVPIRHSRKMRSLMLRANKAKTVGQRLQLLSTIRPDFFAPELPAVAEFSSGETMGHSADRLAAAFNASRQEQDDYALRSHTLAKEAQDKGYFTDLVPFKVSGVDKTIEKDNGIRVSTKESLAKLKPAFVKPYGTVTAANASFLTDGASACLVMTEEKAKSLGLRPKAYLRDFLYVSQDPIDQLLLGPAYGIPKLLKKAGLTLKDIDTWEIHEAFAGQIIANLKALDSDYFCKNYLGLSEKFGAPDMSKWNNWGGSLSIGHPFAATGVRLCMHTANRLVRENGQLGLIAACAAGGQGVAMLLERHPEANAE is encoded by the exons ATGGCCTACAATTTAGTGAACCTTGCAAAGTCTACCTCATCCTTAACTGGAAGTCTTGCCAAAACCG CCCTTCGAAGCATTAGCACCACGAACACTGTGTACGAACCCCGCCGGCTGCCGGATAAAACAGGCAAAAATGTAGTACTGGTCGATGGAGTCCGCACGCCTTTCCTAACGTCCGGCTCGGACTACTCGAAGCTGATGCCCCATGAGCTAGCCCGCCATTCGCTGCT GAGCCTTCTTCGTAAAACGAAGATCGACAAAGAAGTGATCGACTACATCGTGTACGGCACGGTCATCCAGGAGGTGAAAACGTCCAACATTGCACGAGAAGCGGCGCTCAGCGCTGGCTTCAGCAACAAAACCCCGGCCCACACCGTGACGATGGCGTGCATTAGCTCCAACCAAGCCATCACGACCGGAATGGGACTGATTGCGACCGGCACGTACGATACCATCGTAGCCGGTGGTGTCGAGTTCATGTCGGACGTTCCGATCCGCCACAGTCGCAAGATGCGCTCGCTGATGCTGCGTGCCAACAAGGCAAAAACCGTCGGTCAGCGATTGCAGCTGCTCTCCACCATTCGTCCGGACTTTTTCGCTCCGGAACTCCCTGCGGTCGCTGAATTTTCATCGGGCGAAACGATGGGTCACTCGGCGGATCGGTTGGCAGCGGCCTTCAATGCTTCCCGCCAGGAGCAGGACGATTATGCGCTGCGTTCGCACACCCTAGCCAAGGAAGCACAGGACAAGGGTTACTTTACCGACCTGGTACCGTTCAAGGTGTCGGGCGTAGACAAAACGATCGAGAAGGACAATGGTATTCGCGTGTCGACGAAGGAATCGTTGGCCAAGCTAAAGCCGGCCTTCGTGAAACCGTACGGTACGGTGACGGCTGCTAACGCATCCTTCCTTACGGACGGTGCATCCGCCTGTCTGGTGATGACCGAGGAGAAAGCCAAATCGCTCGGCTTGCGCCCGAAAGCATACCTGCGAGACTTTTTGTACGTGTCACAGGACCCTatcgaccagctgctgctTGGCCCGGCGTATGGCATCCCGAAGCTGCTCAAGAAGGCCGGTCTTACGCTGAAGGACATTGATACATGGGAAATTCATGAAGCTTTTGCT GGCCAAATCATCGCTAACCTGAAAGCACTGGATTCCGACTACTTCTGCAAGAACTATCTGGGACTGAGCGAAAAGTTCGGTGCGCCGGATATGTCCAAGTGGAACAACTGGGGAGGCTCGCTGTCGATCGGACATCCGTTCGCGGCTACCGGCGTTCGTTTGTGCATGCATACG GCAAACCGTCTAGTACGCGAAAATGGACAGCTCGGTCTCATTGCTGCTTGTGCTGCCGGTGGACAGGGCGTTGCCATGCTGTTGGAACGACACCCGGAAGCTAATGCcgagtaa